The following proteins are co-located in the Agromyces laixinhei genome:
- a CDS encoding sugar-binding transcriptional regulator: MDEIDELLSIRAAELYYEENKTQDEIGQALRLTRWKVGRLLAQAKQRGFIRIEILHPRARRLPIERRLRDERGLDDAIVVSTAGVATPEELQARTAQAAADYLTALRPVPRTLGVSWGRTLFDLSQHLRSGWATNVNVVQINGGVSLNRRPGTAAATAVGIAQKGGGSATLLPSPAILERLETKEAIESDRVVAGVIELARSADAYLFSAGAADHSSVHVESGYLSAHDVDLLVQKGAVGDVVGRYIDSDGNIVDPALDARTVGLTLEELRTARLAIAVVSGPGKHAVADAVVRSRLCSVLVTDEATALHLLGG; the protein is encoded by the coding sequence ATGGACGAGATCGACGAACTGCTTTCGATCAGGGCCGCTGAGCTGTACTACGAAGAGAACAAGACCCAAGACGAGATCGGGCAGGCGCTGCGCCTCACCCGGTGGAAGGTGGGGCGCCTCCTCGCGCAGGCGAAGCAGCGCGGGTTCATCCGCATCGAGATCCTGCACCCCCGCGCCAGGCGCCTGCCGATCGAGCGGCGCCTTCGTGACGAGCGCGGCCTCGACGACGCGATCGTCGTCTCGACCGCCGGGGTGGCCACACCCGAAGAACTGCAGGCGCGCACCGCACAGGCCGCGGCCGACTACCTCACCGCTCTGCGCCCCGTGCCGCGCACGCTCGGTGTCAGCTGGGGGCGCACGCTCTTCGACCTCTCCCAGCACCTGCGCAGCGGCTGGGCGACGAACGTCAACGTCGTGCAGATCAACGGCGGCGTGAGCCTCAACCGCCGGCCGGGCACGGCCGCTGCGACAGCGGTCGGCATCGCCCAGAAGGGCGGCGGCAGCGCCACACTCCTGCCGAGCCCCGCGATCCTCGAACGTCTCGAGACGAAAGAGGCGATCGAGTCCGATCGAGTCGTGGCCGGCGTCATCGAACTCGCGCGGTCGGCCGATGCCTACCTCTTCAGTGCCGGCGCGGCAGACCACTCCTCGGTGCACGTCGAGAGCGGCTACCTCTCGGCGCACGACGTCGACCTGCTCGTGCAGAAGGGGGCCGTCGGCGATGTCGTCGGCCGCTACATCGACTCCGACGGCAACATCGTCGATCCGGCGCTCGACGCGCGCACCGTCGGCCTCACTCTCGAAGAGTTGCGCACGGCCCGCCTCGCGATCGCCGTCGTCTCGGGGCCGGGCAAGCACGCCGTCGCCGACGCCGTCGTGCGCAGCCGGCTCTGCTCGGTGCTCGTCACCGACGAAGCCACCGCGCTCCACCTCCTCGGCGGCTGA
- a CDS encoding bifunctional riboflavin kinase/FAD synthetase: MKTFKGLGAVPPGIGPSIVTIGKFDGVHQGHRAVIASARAIADERDLATIVVTFDRNPLALLAPDKCPDPLVSVRQKLELLATTGVDATLLLPFDRALASVPATEFVERVLVDALDAEAVLVGADFRYGARGAGDVPLLIELGAKFGFTVDVIDDVRPEGERRVSSTWVRELLAAGDIRSATELLGHTPTVTGIVVHGAARGRELGFPTANLSPESEGLIPADGVYAGWLTDAGTRYPAAISVGDNPTFEGVAKKQVEAYVLDREIDLYDHVVDVEFVERIRGMVAFTSIPALVDTIRDDVERTRVILAG, from the coding sequence GTGAAGACCTTCAAGGGACTCGGGGCCGTACCCCCGGGCATCGGCCCCTCGATCGTGACGATCGGCAAGTTCGACGGCGTGCATCAGGGCCATCGCGCCGTCATCGCGAGCGCGCGTGCCATCGCCGACGAGCGTGACCTCGCGACGATCGTCGTGACCTTCGATCGCAACCCGCTCGCGCTGCTCGCCCCCGACAAGTGTCCCGACCCGCTCGTGAGTGTGCGTCAGAAACTCGAGTTGCTCGCGACGACCGGTGTCGATGCCACGCTGCTGCTGCCGTTCGACCGAGCGCTCGCCTCGGTGCCGGCGACGGAGTTCGTCGAGCGCGTGCTCGTCGACGCCCTCGACGCCGAGGCCGTGCTCGTCGGCGCGGACTTCCGCTACGGCGCACGCGGTGCCGGAGACGTGCCGCTCCTCATCGAGCTGGGTGCGAAGTTCGGGTTCACCGTCGACGTCATCGACGACGTGCGTCCCGAGGGTGAACGTCGCGTCTCGTCGACCTGGGTCCGCGAACTGCTCGCAGCGGGCGACATCAGAAGCGCGACCGAACTGCTCGGCCATACCCCGACGGTGACGGGCATCGTGGTGCACGGTGCTGCCAGGGGCCGTGAACTCGGCTTTCCGACGGCGAACCTCTCGCCCGAGTCCGAGGGACTCATCCCCGCCGATGGCGTGTATGCGGGCTGGCTGACCGACGCCGGCACCCGCTACCCTGCCGCGATCTCGGTCGGCGACAATCCGACGTTCGAGGGTGTCGCGAAGAAGCAGGTCGAGGCGTACGTGCTCGACCGTGAGATCGACCTCTACGACCACGTCGTCGACGTCGAGTTCGTCGAACGCATCCGCGGCATGGTGGCGTTCACGAGCATTCCGGCGTTGGTCGACACCATCCGCGACGACGTCGAGCGCACGCGAGTCATCCTCGCCGGCTGA
- the truB gene encoding tRNA pseudouridine(55) synthase TruB, with protein MNSGILLVDKPQGITSHDVVSRMRRLAGTRKIGHAGTLDPMATGLLLLGVNGATRLLHYLVGLDKEYVATIRLGWSTTTDDAEGEPLEAAPVELVAAVAETAVHAAIEPLTGEIEQVPSAVSAVKVAGRRAYQRVRDGEAVELAPRRVTVAVFETLAFRPGDGHLDIDVRVECSSGTYIRALARDLGAALGTGGHLAALRRTRIGRFGVDEAGELEGFDVEGAIMSPADAARRALPVVTLTAEQAVDLGHGKRVDLAAVGGLEASDADAPPSVLAAVDPNDHLVAIVEPRGTQLKVVTGFPPAASTEAGA; from the coding sequence GTGAACAGCGGCATCCTCCTCGTCGACAAGCCGCAGGGAATCACGAGCCACGACGTCGTCTCGCGCATGCGCCGCCTCGCAGGCACCCGCAAGATCGGCCACGCCGGCACCCTCGACCCGATGGCCACCGGACTCCTCCTCCTGGGCGTGAACGGTGCCACGCGACTCCTGCACTACCTCGTCGGCCTCGACAAGGAGTACGTCGCCACCATCCGTCTCGGCTGGAGCACGACGACCGACGATGCCGAGGGCGAACCGCTCGAGGCGGCCCCGGTCGAACTCGTCGCCGCCGTCGCGGAGACCGCGGTCCACGCTGCGATCGAGCCCCTCACAGGCGAGATCGAGCAGGTGCCGAGCGCGGTCAGCGCGGTGAAGGTCGCGGGCAGACGCGCCTATCAGCGGGTACGCGACGGCGAAGCCGTCGAACTGGCTCCGCGTCGGGTGACCGTGGCGGTGTTCGAGACGCTCGCGTTCCGCCCCGGCGATGGACACCTCGACATCGACGTGCGCGTCGAGTGCTCGTCGGGCACGTACATCCGCGCCCTCGCCCGAGACCTCGGCGCCGCTCTCGGTACCGGCGGCCATCTCGCGGCACTCCGTCGTACCCGCATCGGCCGGTTCGGTGTCGATGAGGCGGGCGAACTCGAGGGCTTCGACGTCGAGGGCGCCATCATGAGCCCTGCGGATGCCGCGCGGCGGGCGCTGCCCGTCGTGACCCTCACGGCCGAGCAGGCCGTCGACCTCGGCCACGGCAAGCGCGTCGACCTCGCGGCCGTCGGCGGGCTCGAGGCGTCCGACGCCGACGCGCCGCCCTCGGTGCTCGCGGCCGTCGATCCGAACGACCACCTCGTCGCCATCGTCGAGCCGCGCGGTACGCAGCTCAAGGTCGTCACGGGCTTTCCGCCCGCCGCATCGACGGAGGCCGGCGCATGA